The following proteins come from a genomic window of Achromobacter sp. AONIH1:
- a CDS encoding chemotaxis response regulator protein-glutamate methylesterase, which yields MQKIRVLCVDDSALVRGLMTEIINSQPDMEVVATAPDPLVARELIKRHNPDVLTLDVEMPRMDGLDFLEKLMRLRPMPVVMVSSLTERGGEITLRALELGAIDFVTKPKLGIRDGLLEYTEIIADKIRAASRAKLRAPAPHAPAAAPAPALRRPLSSSEKLVIVGASTGGTEAIREVLQPLPPDSPAILITQHMPAGFTRSFAQRLDALCAVTVREAVHGERVLPGHVYLAPGGDTHMRLGRSGANYVIELDASEPVNRHRPSVDVLFNSAAVAAGKNAIGVILTGMGKDGAAGMLAMRRAGAHTIAQDEASCVVFGMPREAIAIGAAEEVVSLSAMSERILTRLGDRGHRV from the coding sequence ATGCAGAAAATCAGAGTCTTGTGTGTGGACGATTCCGCGCTGGTGCGCGGCCTGATGACAGAGATCATCAACAGCCAGCCGGACATGGAGGTCGTCGCGACCGCGCCCGATCCGCTGGTGGCGCGCGAACTGATCAAGCGCCACAACCCGGATGTGCTGACGCTGGACGTCGAAATGCCGCGCATGGACGGGCTGGACTTCCTTGAAAAGCTGATGCGCCTGCGGCCCATGCCGGTGGTGATGGTGTCGTCCCTGACCGAGCGCGGCGGCGAAATCACGCTGCGCGCGCTGGAGCTGGGCGCCATCGACTTCGTCACCAAGCCCAAGCTGGGCATCCGCGACGGCCTGCTCGAATACACCGAGATCATCGCCGACAAGATCCGCGCCGCCTCGCGCGCCAAGCTGCGCGCGCCGGCGCCGCACGCGCCCGCGGCCGCGCCGGCCCCGGCGCTGCGCCGCCCGCTCTCCAGCTCGGAAAAACTGGTGATCGTGGGGGCGTCCACGGGCGGCACCGAAGCGATCCGCGAGGTGCTCCAGCCCCTGCCGCCGGACAGCCCGGCGATCCTGATCACGCAGCACATGCCGGCCGGCTTCACGCGGTCCTTCGCCCAGCGCCTGGACGCGCTGTGCGCGGTGACGGTGCGCGAAGCCGTGCATGGCGAACGGGTCCTGCCCGGCCACGTCTATCTGGCCCCGGGCGGCGACACGCACATGCGGCTTGGCCGCAGCGGCGCCAACTACGTCATCGAACTGGACGCCAGCGAACCCGTCAACCGCCACCGCCCGTCGGTGGACGTGTTGTTCAATTCGGCCGCGGTGGCGGCGGGCAAGAACGCCATCGGCGTCATCCTGACCGGCATGGGCAAGGACGGCGCCGCGGGCATGCTCGCCATGCGCCGCGCCGGCGCCCACACCATCGCGCAGGACGAAGCCAGCTGCGTGGTGTTCGGCATGCCCCGCGAAGCCATCGCCATCGGCGCGGCCGAAG